Within Helicoverpa zea isolate HzStark_Cry1AcR chromosome 17, ilHelZeax1.1, whole genome shotgun sequence, the genomic segment TATTTGAAATAACTAGCAAGAAAGCTTGTCTCCGGACCTGTACTTGCACCGTGtctgtttatttaaaatcaagCTGGCAGAAGCCTGCATACTGAATAGGTGTTCTTTTTAAGGCAAAGAACACTAGCTGCTTGTCTTAACACGATAAAAGACATAAGCATACAGAAGTGTTAAAACTTCTTGTAATTCTTCTCTTTCAGACATCGAGGACTAAAACGGGGTCTTGGGACAACGTGCATTGGAGGTGGTCAGGGCATCGCAGTATTATTGGAAACTGTTTAAACGCTTTGTTTATCTTTTCTTCCTAACTAAATCAGTATTACCTAAAGACTATTCcactgtttatttaataaagtagaAACATTATGTTCTTTGTACCTACGTATGTGTTTTTTCCTATCCCCCAATTTGTATACACAACACGGGGCTGAAATCAAGGAGTAATCATCGTCATTACCAACTGCCTCAGTCTGCCATTGAATTAGTGTACATGTCCAGCAATATCCGATCATCAAATGTACTTATATAATAACAAGTTACCTAAACATTATTTACCTAATTCACTTTCGCGTACAACATACCAACAAGTTTACGGCCCGGACTTTAGACTTCAACATTAGTCCGTTATCAACGTTTACAGCGAGCGGACGATTTGCGTAAACacttaaaaataagataaatataatCCCGCAATATTAACAGTAGATAGGTTTGGGTGCGTTCATGATAATCACAAATCCATAACCGGTGAAGTTTGGTAGTGTGTTGACGTGTGTGCTAAAAGAAAGATGGCCGTCGTTATCAATAAAGGTTggtttattaatgttttatgtaatgaCAAGCTGAGTATGTTTATGTGGGGCGCGGGGATATGAAGGTTCATTGAACTATTGACAAGATTTCTCTGGTCTTGTATATACTTTTATATGGTCACTAAGGGAGAAATTATGATGGTATTAGAGTTAAACCGGTAACTTGCACTCAAGCGCAGAATTTAATATAACATCTACATAACTTTACCTACTCTAATAACATCCTTATGGTAAAAATACTTGTTGCTCCGTGTGAATTTACCGCTTGTTTGTATTCAGTTAAATCATGattattaaataacataataaaactaaaaaacttacGCCATTGTTTACAAATTAGACAGGCATGTCTTCGAATTAAGCTGTTATCAACCTTATCTTTAATACCACAAGGTTTAAATAGCAACAAGCGGACTTTCACACAGGGTTCAATGTCCACATAAACAAAAATGAAGATCaaggttatttattcaaacaagCCCCAAGTATGTTGTTTGAAATATCACGCTTTTGATTTCATAGAATTaggatttcatatttttttaaagtttccaTAAACTTATGACATCAAGTTTATGCGGTCTACTCTTTCTTCAGGTATTTTCATAGTAGCGGCTAAGCGCACACCATTCGGCAGATTTGGAGGTGCCTTCAAGGAGGTATACCCATCAGACCTGCTGGCTGCAGCGGCTAAGGATGCTCTTAAATCCGGCAGCGTGGCCCCGGAGATCATCGACACTGTCAATATCGGACAGGTCTATGGGGTAAGTACTTAAAATGTGATTACTAAAACGTCTTAGAGTGTCCGGGTTCTTAAAACTCCCTTCAGTAGTTATGGTCTTAGCACAGACCCTTTCCTCTGGTCACGAGAGTGCCAAGTGCCACGCCTACTAAATAGGTTTCGTTCTTTCGCAGATCAGTGGCTCATCCGATGGCGGACTATCTCCCCGTCACGCAGCGCTCAAATCAGGCATTCCCCAAGAAAAGCCAGCTCTTGGAATAAGCCGCCTCTGTGGGTCTGGCTTCCAAGCTGTCGTGAACAGTGCACAGGTAAGATCTACCATTAACCCACATTCTACAGTTATACATATATGTCTTGAATTGCCTTGCctccaaaaataaaagtaatcaaTGTATTCTCAATTTCACAGGACATAATTACTGGAGCTGCCAATATCTCGTTAGCTGGAGGCACAGAAAACATGTCAACAGTACCCTTCGTGGTCAGGAACACTCGGTTCGGAGTTGGTTTAGGAGCGAAGATGCCCTTCGAAGATGTACTAACATCTTCCTCTTTGGACACATCGTGTAATTTCACCATGCCTGAAACTGCTGAGAATTTGGCTGAGAAGTACGGTTTGCAGAGGATGGAGGTCGATCAGTTTGCCCTACAGTCACAGCAGAGGTGGAAAGCAGGTAAATACCCAATTAATTGGAGAAGGTTTTCAAGATTCAAGGTAACACCTTGGAAAAAACTCGTGTTAAAATAAGTGAAGTCGTTGTTTGAATCCCACTTTTAACCGCTTGTCATTTCTGTACAGCGCATGATCAAGGAGTGTTCAAAGCTGAGATGACCCCCGTGACGGTGAAGGTCAAGCGACAGGAGAAAGTAGTGGAAGTAGACGAACACCCGCGTCCTGACACCACCACTGAAATGTTGAGCAGACTGCCCGTGCTGTTCAGGAAGGGAGGTGTCGTTACTGCTGGTAACTCTTCGGTGAGTTTCATTCGCAGTGAAACATTGGACAGTCTGTAGTTTTTTATAATGTCTTCAATACTTCTAACATTATTTAccatcattttaattttaaatcgtaACATGTTAACCGAACAATAATGTTGTCCAAAGGGTGTCAACGATGGTGCCGGAGCCCTGATCCTGGCAACCGAGGAATCAGTAAAGCAGCATGGCCTGAAGCCCCTTGTGAGACTGCTGGCGTGGTCTGTGGTAGGAGTGGACCCCTCTGTTATGGGTATTGGACCCGTGCCCGCTATTCAGCACCTGCTTAGTGCTACCGGACTGAAACTTGATGACATTGATCTGGTTGAGGTAAGTTAAAAGATATCAGAGGTTAATGAAAACTCTGTTACTCATTATATCATCATCTATATTATGTCTTGAACACAAACTGTTGTTCACGGATGGCCTAACTTATTTCACAGATCAACGAAGCCTTCGCAGCTCAGACTTTAGCGTGCGCTAAAGAGCTGGGTCTTGACCAGAGCAAATTGAACGTCAACGGCGGAGCCATCGCTATGGGACACCCTGTTGGAGCTTCAGGAGCTAGGATCACAGCTCATCTTGCTCATGAGCTCAGGTAACATAATATTAACTTTGACTTACAAGTGAAGATGTGTAACAAAGaacatatttttaacattagaattttttatttcacagaCGCCGTGGTCTCAAGAGAGGAATTGGTTCAGCATGCATTGGAGGAGGACAAGGAATCGCCCTGCTTCTTGAAACTGTTTAATTGTATTAAAGTCCTTTCTACGTCAAATTGAGTCATTTGAAACGATCTCCGAGCAAAATTGTAAATAcgtaatgaaataaatgaactgaactatttttgttatttgcgCGTTTCTTTTTCATTGTTCCTTGGGTTTTATGTTCCCAAATATGAATGTGGATGAATAAGGGACAGAAAGATTGCCTGAAAGAAGTCAAAAAGAAGACCTTGACTAAGAAGGGAGTGAAGTACGAGGCTGGTAGAAAGTAGGCTACTAATGGAGTCAGAAAATATATTGCGCTATCCCAAACAAATTGAGTACATGACAATAAAATCTAtgcaacattttatttgaagCAGAGAACTTTGTgctgttgaaaataaaaacaaatagtaTCTTAAACATTACTATCTTGGCAGTTTAAAATGAATGTTGATCCTCACAATACGTAATATCTTCATATCAACACAATTTACTTTGTATTCGCGTTGATAACACACCTATCAACGTTTTAGTGTAGAAACGCAAGTTTTGTTCCAAACACGTTCCATACCAAtcgtgtttgttttgttttttgcaaaTTCCAAGATGGCGTCTACTACCAAAGGTTAGTTTTGAATGTTATAGAttttttgtcaatatttatCATATATTTTAGTGACGAGATGATAATAGTAGTATATTCATTGTTTGTATAAGGATTTTGAACTTTAGTCCGTAGCTGTAGAGTTGATTTCAGTTTGATAACTTTATCAGATACCTATTTGGTTAGTTTGGTAATAAGAAGCGGTGTTTATTAAATtgctatttcatattatgtaCTTAAGTCGGTAAGTATTGTTTCGTTGGGGTTTATATATGTAGTAAAGATAACTAAGCCCCGTTGTTAGGTATTGTGGATTATTTCAAGCGTTGAATATCAATATCCATTTAAAGATAGTAAATAGCATGATAACTTTTAACTGTAAGAACTGAGTACAATAATATGttgaatgtattttttcagCCATTTTCATAATTGGCGCGAAAAGAACGCCATTTTGCCGTTATGGCGGACCTCTACGGGAGTTGCCAGCATATCAAGTATTTGCAACCGCGGCCAAGGAAGCTATACGTTCAGCCAATTTAGAACCTTCTCTTATTGACAATACAGTTGTTGGAAACGTTAATTTTGTAAGATAATTCTTAGTACTAATCCATTCAAGTGAATTTTACTCAAATCTTGATTAGTTTCAAAAACGAATAAGCCAAAAGAATAACTTGCTAAAACAATAATGTTCTACTTTCAGTTAAGCCAATGCGATGGAGGTAAAACGCCGCGTTACTGTGGCATATACTCGGGAGTTCCCATCAGCAGCCCAGCGCTGGGCGTCAGCAAGGCTTGTGGGACTGGTCTGCAAGCCATCATCAACAGTGCTGTGGTAAGTAACGAAAATCATTTTAGAAGAATGGGACAAGAAGGCCAATTCAAATGGAAGTTTTAGAACACGACAAAGTAGGTTGTAATGTGTATCCTACCTTACGTATTCCAGGACATCATAACGGGCAATTCAAAGGTCACTCTAGCAGGAGGAACTGACTTAATGTCCTCAATGCCAATGCTGGTGAGAAATGTCCGATTTGGAACAGCTTTGGGAACATCATATAGGTTTGATGACCACATACAGAGGCAGATTCCTGACGGGTATACTGGACTGACGATGCAGAAAATGGTGGAAAACTTGGCGAATAAATATGGAGTGACCAGAGAAGATGTTGATAAGTTCGCTTTGCAGAGCCATTTGAAGTGGAAAGCAGGTATCTTTGATAATTTTTTCGGTAGATGTTTTCCTACATAATAATGATGTTGTAAGTAATATGTTTATTGTGGATAAACCATAGAAATATAGCAATTGATGGATGATCCTGAACCTCTAATACTATTTTTGCAGCTGAGGAATCAAAGGCATTTGAACAAGAGTTAGTTAGCCTGGAAGTTACTCTCAAAAAGAAGCAAATACTGGTTGACAAAGATCAAACACCACAGTCGTTAAAAAGTGAAGATTTAAGTACATTGCCAGTGCTTATCGAAAATGGAAACATTTTGACGTGTGGAAACACTTCTGTAAGTGCTTTTTGGACAACAGTTTACAGAAGAAGATGCCTCAATGCAAATCGTTTTTATGTCCTGCTCCAAGCTCCAATAATGTTAAGCTTCTTTATGACAGGCCCCGGCAGATGGAGCAGCAGCTCTGCTCCTAGGTCATGAGGAAGCAGTGAAAGGGTACAGTCTTCAGCCACTAGCCAGGGTTGTAGGATGGACGTGTGTGGGAGTGAACCCAGAAGACGCGGGGTTTGGTGGAGTCCTAGCTATTAAGAAGCTTCTAGAAAGTCAGAAGCTGACTGTGGGAGATGTAGACCTTTTCGAGGTAGGTCATCATGGAGTTTTGTAAGAAAATCAACTTCTTAATGGTAATGTGAATCTCTGCGCTCAAAAATGTTTCTACTATTGCCCGAAAAAATAAGAACCTTCTAAAAAAAAGTCACAAAATTACATTTTGGGTGAGAATCCTTTGCTTAGTGGTTTAGTTCTCAACTGAAAATCCTTATCAATTGCAAAGTCCTGTCCTCCTAAAAATGTAACTTCCAATATTACAGATAAACGAGAACTTCGCGTCACAAGCTATCATTGCCACCCGGGAGCTGAAGATAGACCAGAGTAAGGTGAACGTGAGCGGCGGTGCGCTGGCGTTGGGAGACCCGATGTCGGCCACCGGCGCGAGGATGGCTACACATCTTGTTCATGAACTTAGGTATGATGGTTACACCTTACAAacccatttattatattatgtagtaacgaaacatttttttttatatgtaatgtTGTCTATACTCTGCAAAACAATGTTAGAATTGTCCAGCCAGTGCCataatatcgaaaaaaaaaatgtgtaaggTTCTGTCAGGATTTTTGTGAGGATGACGGCAATCAGTCCACATTCATGGACTAGCCATTGAGCTACTTTTAAAATCTAAATGTTTTGAATGTGTAACCaggtttttgtatgtttttcagGCGTCGTAATTTAAAAAGAGGTATTGCTGCGTCGAGCTGTGGCGGAGGACAAGGCGTCGCTATATTATTGGAGAAAATATAGTATGAATTGAAATAACAGTGTAAATACCtacgaaataatataattgtaataatttatgaaatactagcttccgccagcggcttcgcccgcgtggtatgttgataaaaagtagatgTGTTAATTCAGAGTATCACCTAtgtacataccaaatttcaaccaaatctgtccaaccgtttttgcgtgattgaataacaaacatacatccatacattctcacaaactttcacatttataatataagtaggatttaatgcctttttattgtttaaagaaGTTGCCGTGTTATGTTTTATAACCATTTCTTGGAATTTGATCATTTTATGTTCAGTTTACTGTAAATGCTTAATGCTTTTCTTTATTATTGTGCtatgttatgtaggtattaagtatttaaaaacagTTTAGATTTTTCTACAGTATATATTTTcagatagatataatattacaagCAGTCAcataatactataaaataatgtattgacTGAACTGCTAAGTGGGGCAGTGCCGTTTTGCGCTCAATTACATTGTAATAATTAGAAATAcacaataattacaataaataagcaACTTCAAGATCTTCTACTAACATCAAtatgatataataattttgtatactTAAATGTTACATTATCAACTATAAATTATTCTAATCTACAATATGAAACAAGCATAGAGTAATTATAAAAATGGAAACCATACAAATCTCATggaattttaacttaaaaataaatctaaatattgtttacttatGGAATTCAGACTATGTCAGGGTTTCACCTTTAGTTAcctgaaaacaaatgaaaaaggtaaaaataaaaagtttttatttgattttatgaaACAAGCCATTGGTGAAGTTGCCCAAGGGaaaaaaattggtcctcatgagtttagaaattgaaaaattgaaaaaaatatttctttaaaaaagataATATGTACTCATGACTAGTTATAGTTTGAGAGATATATTGGCAAAAGTTATGCCATTGCAGTCTTTATTATAAGAGATTCAACTTTTCtgtatttttcttaataaattcaattccAGAGAAATAGGGATATTTCTCTTTCCGTctgggtataaataaatataaataatttgaataaataattgccTTATTCAcacacacaataaaaaaatatttttactacaaaATTAATGTACAATTTGACTATCATATTAATATggcttataatttaaataattctataTTTCTACAGGTTTTGATCCATCCACTAGTTTCATCTCCTGGTTTTGTATTCCAGGTTGGCATTTCTGTTAAAAATTTTGTTCCGTTCAATTTAAATGTACTGTTAAATTCTTATTAAGATGTGTGTTCATATTATTGGGAGGTGCTGCATAGACAATATTTACAACAGAAACAGTTCTGTGCCCTAATCTTTAGGTTTAATTTCGATTGCTTTTATTCAGAATTCTTAGAGCTTAAGAAGTGTCGGAAGGAGGAAGGTAGAATAAAGGTTTTACTTACACAAGCCTCCAAATAATCAATCTTCCTTTCCAAAGAGGTTAGCTTCTCATTCAGGGTAGCAAGACGTGAGCGGCAGGACATATCTGAAAATGAAACATACATATTGTTGTTCTGTTTTGTTACAATCAGTGCTCAAGTTCGAAAAGAGGGGAAAAATCTTTTGCAAGTCCTCTGTGCCTTGTAAGGGATAACATAATGTTGCAATCATAGAATTTCATTTATTAGCATAAAATGTTGTACAACAGTTGGTACAAATTTAGATATAGTGCAGGACACATTCCTCAGATATAAAATAGcatgtaaatatttcaagagTTGAGAGacaattgtattaaaaatcacAATAGGAAATAAAGAATGAAACATAACAATCATAATAGAATGACATcattttttaaagctacagataCTAGTGGTGAATTCAATTGGTCCTCCCATAATAGTAgttatttttagacaactgGTTATCTATTATGTCCTTCAGATGATTGCAGGAAGAGAAAACTTTGGAAGTACTGTTATTCATAAAGTTGCAAACTGTAACTTATTCTCTATGAATCACCAGTTCATACagtcgtattttttattttctagcctTTGTAATTGTGAAATGATTGACCAAATTCTATTCGGATTAGGTGttctacatttttaaatatgttttcttcttGTACATACCGAATGAGTTCAGGAAATCTGTGATTTTCTTAATACTGCCTGTAATCACTTCTATGTACTCCCTGTTCGCCCAGTCCTGTTGGATTTGTTTCTGAATGGTCTCTCTTGGAGGCGTCGACATTTTTACAAGGGGTTTAGTGTATTTTCagtaatgtttttgttattttctataTCTCAATTCCAACTCGCCAAGCCCCAAATGCTTTCTTtctgtattttttcattttagaaACAGAAACCAAACCAGTACATAGATTGTAAGCATTTATGGCATGAACTCCTTCAAATTTATATGGTAAACTCTTGACAATATGATAAAAATGTAACAATTCTCCATTCCGAGTCCTGGACTGCAATTTATGTCACAGTGACAGCTAGAAAGCGGAATTGCCAAAACTGTAcatggtttaatttaaaaaacctaCAGATTTCCAAGTTAAACAAAAGTCGTAAATAGGCTCTTTCTCCGTCTACGCTCTGAACCCTCCcatcaatatttttaagtttaagaTACTTAAAATCTCTGTATGTCTGCTTTCAATGGGTAATGAATGCTCAAGAAAAGGTTTTGTTATTCATtgctagaataaaaaaataatatccattACAAAAGCCATGTCAACTCTTGTCATGTCACTGTCAGTGTGTAAAGTGTGTGTGTCTGTGTTATGCCAGCTGCAGCTGCTCACCAGCTGGCCGGGCGATTTTCGtatttaacttaaataataacaaaaatatccaTAAAATGGATGAGATTGAATACAAACTGAACACTAAAAACAGTGTTCTTATAGTTAACGCGATCGACAAGCTTCTAGCTACGATCAAATCGAAGTACAAGCCTATTGAACGTCAAAGGTTTGTGAATGAAAATGAGGAGCTGAAGTTTCTTAGAGAGAAGTGTTCCTCAACGGATGCCACGGTCAGCATGACTGCGTGCCAGGGTCTGCTGGCGCTGGTGGAGCTAGGAGTCCTGGAGATAGCTCATACCATGTCTACTGTGGTCACCTTATTGCCTAGCACACAGTAAGTACCCAGATCTCTCATATACggtttaagatatttatttccaaaaaataaattaattcacttaATATGAGAAATACAAGTTAATCTTAAAACTGAATACATGTACGAattacttgtaaataaaataaacacaccaGTAAGAACAATATTAGTTTTGTGGTTATAAGGATAACAGAGGTACTGTTACGAATCCTACTTGATCCTTCCAAAAATTGagatctaaaatattataaggaAAACACTAAAAGGGATCCTTTAGTACACAATTGAGTTTTttgacgtgataacgtctttaaaatcgttttagttGGATGACATGTTCAGAAACTTGTGTCACACCAAAACCTCACGAGCGCGATCACAGGTATAACGAGAGAGAGACGGGCCGATCTCCCGTCTCATCTCTAGCGCTGCCAGTCATTCCGTGAAACTTGTCATGCGGAATCCTCACGAGCGGAGGCTGGCATAGCGTTCGAGTGAGTGTACCGATCTTCCGTCTCTCTCACTCTAGCGGCATACAAACGAATGGAGATTTTCTCGTGCGGATACATGtataaaagtatgtttgtaTGATTGTATGTATGAAGAAAAATGTATATCATAGTCGAATAAGTAAACTTGTCATTTTACACCCAaaatttatcatcaaaagtgtgaataaaacgatacatgtaatttaaaatttgaaaaaattgttatcttcattaat encodes:
- the LOC124638209 gene encoding 3-ketoacyl-CoA thiolase, mitochondrial-like, which encodes MAVVINKGIFIVAAKRTPFGRFGGAFKEVYPSDLLAAAAKDALKSGSVAPEIIDTVNIGQVYGISGSSDGGLSPRHAALKSGIPQEKPALGISRLCGSGFQAVVNSAQDIITGAANISLAGGTENMSTVPFVVRNTRFGVGLGAKMPFEDVLTSSSLDTSCNFTMPETAENLAEKYGLQRMEVDQFALQSQQRWKAAHDQGVFKAEMTPVTVKVKRQEKVVEVDEHPRPDTTTEMLSRLPVLFRKGGVVTAGNSSGVNDGAGALILATEESVKQHGLKPLVRLLAWSVVGVDPSVMGIGPVPAIQHLLSATGLKLDDIDLVEINEAFAAQTLACAKELGLDQSKLNVNGGAIAMGHPVGASGARITAHLAHELRRRGLKRGIGSACIGGGQGIALLLETV
- the LOC124638371 gene encoding 3-ketoacyl-CoA thiolase, mitochondrial-like, which codes for MASTTKAIFIIGAKRTPFCRYGGPLRELPAYQVFATAAKEAIRSANLEPSLIDNTVVGNVNFLSQCDGGKTPRYCGIYSGVPISSPALGVSKACGTGLQAIINSAVDIITGNSKVTLAGGTDLMSSMPMLVRNVRFGTALGTSYRFDDHIQRQIPDGYTGLTMQKMVENLANKYGVTREDVDKFALQSHLKWKAAEESKAFEQELVSLEVTLKKKQILVDKDQTPQSLKSEDLSTLPVLIENGNILTCGNTSAPADGAAALLLGHEEAVKGYSLQPLARVVGWTCVGVNPEDAGFGGVLAIKKLLESQKLTVGDVDLFEINENFASQAIIATRELKIDQSKVNVSGGALALGDPMSATGARMATHLVHELRRRNLKRGIAASSCGGGQGVAILLEKI
- the LOC124638372 gene encoding probable protein BRICK1-B; protein product: MSTPPRETIQKQIQQDWANREYIEVITGSIKKITDFLNSFDMSCRSRLATLNEKLTSLERKIDYLEACVTKGETLT